A stretch of Miscanthus floridulus cultivar M001 chromosome 13, ASM1932011v1, whole genome shotgun sequence DNA encodes these proteins:
- the LOC136500694 gene encoding SWR1 complex subunit 2-like isoform X1, with protein sequence MDAGDDEPPVLLDRAARATRGKRITKLVEDEVEQDEAFWSQEALKDEENDDNYVEEQDAGDEFDSDFGEDESEPDDEPEKEERERLPIKKRLMFPGKTLRKTNVKKKKVTPKLEYDAKADKSVDKPSSSTQADVPDELEAEKTIRKSTRTSVIVRQAEREAIRAEKEATAKPIKRKKEGEEKRMTQEEMLLEAAETEIMNMRNLERVLAREEEVKKKAVVHKDTYEGPAVRFFSKDGESRLEFINGATFGSELCTTSPPYPEKPVCVVTGLPAKYRDPKTGLPYATMEAFKKIRESFLKEEADRKRPNMSNMGELFESITGEHLMPKKRRVEIRSPNISGGSRHGGRFWRIPALDMVDED encoded by the exons ATGGACGCCGGCGACGACGAGCCCCCCGTTCTCCTCGACCGCGCCGCCCGCGCCACCCGAGGCAAGAG GATAACCAAGCTTGTCGAGGACGAGGTCGAGCAGGATGAGGCTTTCTGGAGCCAAGAAGCCCTCAAGGAT GAGGAGAACGATGACAACTACGTGGAAGAGCAGGATGCTGGTGACGAATTCGACAGTGATTTTGGTGAAGAT GAATCTGAACCTGACGATGAGCCGGAAAAGGAAGAACGTGAGAG ACTACCTATCAAGAAACGGCTAATGTTTCCTGGCAAGACGCTGAGGAAGACCaatgtcaagaagaagaaggtgacCCCAAAACTAGAATATGACGCAAAAGCTGACAAGTCTGTGGATAAGCCGAGTTCGTCCACACAAGCAGATGTTCCTGATGAACTGGAGGCTGAGAAGACCATCCGGAAGTCAACTAGAACATCGGTCATCGTGAGACAAGCCGAAAGAGAAGCGATACGTGCTGAAAAAGAAGCAACGGCCAAG CCAATTAAGAGGAAAAAGGAGGGAGAAGAAAAGCGGATGACGCAAGAGGAGATGCTTTTGGAAGCGGCTGAAACAG AGATCATGAACATGAGAAATCTAGAACGTGTACTGGCTAGAGAGGAGGAAGTGAAGAAAAAAGCTGTTGTTCATAAGGACACTTATGAGGGTCCTGCAGTTCGTTTTTTCTCAAAAGATG GGGAATCACGTTTGGAATTCATAAACGGGGCAACATTTGGGTCTGAACTTTGTACAACATCACCCCCTT ATCCAGAGAAACCTGTTTGTGTGGTGACAGGACTTCCAGCCAA ATACCGTGATCCGAAGACAGGGCTGCCTTATGCAACTATGGAAGCATTTAAAAAAATCCGGGAGAG TTTCCTGAAAGAGGAGGCTGATAGAAAGAGGCCGAACATGTCGAATATGGGAGAGCTTTTCGAATCAATAACTGGTGAACATTTGATGCCTAAGAAGAGAAGGGTTGAAATAAGGTCTCCGAACATATCAGGAGGCTCGAGGCACGGAGGACGCTTCTGGCGAATACCTGCTCTTGATATGGTGGACGAGGACTAA
- the LOC136500694 gene encoding SWR1 complex subunit 2-like isoform X2, whose translation MDAGDDEPPVLLDRAARATRGKRITKLVEDEVEQDEAFWSQEALKDEENDDNYVEEQDAGDEFDSDFGEDESEPDDEPEKEERERLPIKKRLMFPGKTLRKTNVKKKKVTPKLEYDAKADKSVDKPSSSTQADVPDELEAEKTIRKSTRTSVIVRQAEREAIRAEKEATAKPIKRKKEGEEKRMTQEEMLLEAAETEIMNMRNLERVLAREEEVKKKAVVHKDTYEGPAVRFFSKDGESRLEFINGATFGSELCTTSPPYPEKPVCVVTGLPAKYVFVTPVYDTVIRRQGCLMQLWKHLKKSGRVS comes from the exons ATGGACGCCGGCGACGACGAGCCCCCCGTTCTCCTCGACCGCGCCGCCCGCGCCACCCGAGGCAAGAG GATAACCAAGCTTGTCGAGGACGAGGTCGAGCAGGATGAGGCTTTCTGGAGCCAAGAAGCCCTCAAGGAT GAGGAGAACGATGACAACTACGTGGAAGAGCAGGATGCTGGTGACGAATTCGACAGTGATTTTGGTGAAGAT GAATCTGAACCTGACGATGAGCCGGAAAAGGAAGAACGTGAGAG ACTACCTATCAAGAAACGGCTAATGTTTCCTGGCAAGACGCTGAGGAAGACCaatgtcaagaagaagaaggtgacCCCAAAACTAGAATATGACGCAAAAGCTGACAAGTCTGTGGATAAGCCGAGTTCGTCCACACAAGCAGATGTTCCTGATGAACTGGAGGCTGAGAAGACCATCCGGAAGTCAACTAGAACATCGGTCATCGTGAGACAAGCCGAAAGAGAAGCGATACGTGCTGAAAAAGAAGCAACGGCCAAG CCAATTAAGAGGAAAAAGGAGGGAGAAGAAAAGCGGATGACGCAAGAGGAGATGCTTTTGGAAGCGGCTGAAACAG AGATCATGAACATGAGAAATCTAGAACGTGTACTGGCTAGAGAGGAGGAAGTGAAGAAAAAAGCTGTTGTTCATAAGGACACTTATGAGGGTCCTGCAGTTCGTTTTTTCTCAAAAGATG GGGAATCACGTTTGGAATTCATAAACGGGGCAACATTTGGGTCTGAACTTTGTACAACATCACCCCCTT ATCCAGAGAAACCTGTTTGTGTGGTGACAGGACTTCCAGCCAAGTATGTTTTTGTGACCCCTGTTTATG ATACCGTGATCCGAAGACAGGGCTGCCTTATGCAACTATGGAAGCATTTAAAAAAATCCGGGAGAG TTTCCTGA
- the LOC136500442 gene encoding F-box protein At5g39450-like isoform X2, producing MLAAVARDGADLILSLPEDVLALISAHLRPRDLLALSGASRRLRRALSADKAWLAQCRRLLPSPARLLAWRAAAAGDSLAVCRFLHSAAPLLGLWAHQNPELGNLVAAVPGFLSVVAARAIPQELSPRLRWAPVFELLADPHGRPALLFLHGHHHAHLFPGLLASLQPHANVIFLEAHTARDPLASSSSSSLQRFARLSFGDRRRLLDSLVSACRVTLPPDLVDAPLFACSDDDLPLLAKRREAMLRLHREAAGGMVRTPEVQGLLLEAKKKATTPSPTDGGRRIPLRRSFSAVAGYFRNGLRQMVTRSVSANSRADYVDAKHLALSDFLHDGESVGLSLRGARMRLSTYRSWPSMHDNRFALYKLTVQAPVPGREYAGLWGGTFGWPPGRPNDECKPKKALFFLLLSYEEDSEGKLQLIATKVLEGTHYVVHPNGSSMFIARMGEPSTEPFPWQTDGESRNVDVERGFAGEGIANGYGFRYPGSKPGSLFVLQDGLLAFVWKETGAVLTLQRLDLEELLKKGERVPALQPVPNFAYLTKSYSNVFTGFPGSSASPR from the exons ATGCTCGCCGCCGTCGCCAGGGACGGCGCGGACCTCATCCTCTCGCTCCCGGAGGACGTGCTGGCGCTCATCTCGGCGCACCTCCGGCCGCGCGACCTCCTCGCGCTCTCCGGCGCGtcgcgccgcctccgccgcgcgcTCTCCGCCGACAAGGCGTGGCTGGCGCAGTGCCGCCGCCTGCTGCCCTCGCCGGCGCGCCTCCTGGCgtggcgcgccgccgccgcgggcgacTCCCTCGCCGTCTGCCGCTTCCTCCACTCCGCCGCGCCGCTGCTGGGACTCTGGGCGCACCAGAACCCGGAGCTCGGCAACCTCGTCGCCGCCGTCCCGGGCTTCCTCTCCGTCGTCGCCGCCCGCGCCATCCCGCAGGAGCTCTCCCCGCGCCTCCGCTGGGCGCCCGTCTTCGAGCTCCTCGCTGACCCCCACGGccgccccgcgctcctcttcctcCACGGCCACCACCACGCACACCTCTTCCCTGGCCTCCTCGCCTCACTCCAGCCCCACGCCAACGTCATCTTCCTCGAGGCGCACACCGCCCGGGATCcgctcgcctcctcctcctcctccagcctACAGCGCTTCGCCCGCCTCTCCTTTGGCGACCGCCGCCGCCTGCTCGACTCCCTCGTCTCCGCCTGCCGGGTCACGCTGCCGCCCGACCTCGTCGACGCCCCGCTCTTCGCGTGCTCCGACGACGACCTCCCGCTGCTCGCCAAGCGCCGGGAGGCCATGCTGCGCCTGCACAGGGAGGCCGCCGGGGGCATGGTGCGCACGCCGGAGGTCCAGGGACTCCTTCTGGAAGCCAAGAAGAAGGCGACGACGCCGTCGCCGACCGACGGTGGGCGCAGGATTCCCCTGCGGAGGAGCTTCTCAGCCGTAGCGGGGTATTTCAGGAACGGCCTGCGGCAGATGGTCACACGGTCAGTGTCAGCAAATTCCAGGGCTGACTATGTGGACGCCAAACATCTGGCATTGTCTGACTTCCTACACGACGGTGAGAGTGTCGGGCTGAGCCTCCGCGGCGCAAGAATGCGGCTGTCGACTTACCGTTCGTGGCCGAGCATGCATGACAACCGGTTCGCGCTCTACAAGCTCACGGTGCAGGCGCCCGTGCCGGGAAGGGAGTACGCCGGCCTGTGGGGAGGCACATTCGGGTGGCCGCCAGGGCGGCCAAACGATGAATGCAAGCCCAAGAAGGCTCTCTTCTTCCTGCTCCTCTCATACGAGGAGGACAGTGAGGGGAAGCTTCAGCTGATCGCGACCAAGGTGTTGGAGGGAACGCACTATGTTGTCCATCCCAATGGGTCTTCGATGTTTATCGCGAGGATGGGCGAGCCATCAACAGAGCCTTTTCCATGGCAGACTGATGGGGAGTCCCGAAATGTTGATGTCGAGAGAGGCTTCGCGGGAGAGGGCATTGCAAATGGGTATGGCTTCAGATACCCTGGCTCAAAGCCTGGTTCATTGTTTGTCCTCCAGGATGGGCTGCTTGCATTTGTTTGGAAAGAGACCGGGGCCGTGCTTACCTTGCAAAGACTGGATTTGGAGGAGTTGCTGAAGAAAGGGGAGCGTGTGCCTGCATTGCAGCCGGTGCCAAACTTTGCTTACCTGACAAAGTCTTACTCCAATGTTTTCACCGGTTTCCCTGGCAGCTCGGCTTCTCCCAG GTAA
- the LOC136500442 gene encoding F-box protein At5g39450-like isoform X1 has protein sequence MLAAVARDGADLILSLPEDVLALISAHLRPRDLLALSGASRRLRRALSADKAWLAQCRRLLPSPARLLAWRAAAAGDSLAVCRFLHSAAPLLGLWAHQNPELGNLVAAVPGFLSVVAARAIPQELSPRLRWAPVFELLADPHGRPALLFLHGHHHAHLFPGLLASLQPHANVIFLEAHTARDPLASSSSSSLQRFARLSFGDRRRLLDSLVSACRVTLPPDLVDAPLFACSDDDLPLLAKRREAMLRLHREAAGGMVRTPEVQGLLLEAKKKATTPSPTDGGRRIPLRRSFSAVAGYFRNGLRQMVTRSVSANSRADYVDAKHLALSDFLHDGESVGLSLRGARMRLSTYRSWPSMHDNRFALYKLTVQAPVPGREYAGLWGGTFGWPPGRPNDECKPKKALFFLLLSYEEDSEGKLQLIATKVLEGTHYVVHPNGSSMFIARMGEPSTEPFPWQTDGESRNVDVERGFAGEGIANGYGFRYPGSKPGSLFVLQDGLLAFVWKETGAVLTLQRLDLEELLKKGERVPALQPVPNFAYLTKSYSNVFTGFPGSSASPRVYIVI, from the exons ATGCTCGCCGCCGTCGCCAGGGACGGCGCGGACCTCATCCTCTCGCTCCCGGAGGACGTGCTGGCGCTCATCTCGGCGCACCTCCGGCCGCGCGACCTCCTCGCGCTCTCCGGCGCGtcgcgccgcctccgccgcgcgcTCTCCGCCGACAAGGCGTGGCTGGCGCAGTGCCGCCGCCTGCTGCCCTCGCCGGCGCGCCTCCTGGCgtggcgcgccgccgccgcgggcgacTCCCTCGCCGTCTGCCGCTTCCTCCACTCCGCCGCGCCGCTGCTGGGACTCTGGGCGCACCAGAACCCGGAGCTCGGCAACCTCGTCGCCGCCGTCCCGGGCTTCCTCTCCGTCGTCGCCGCCCGCGCCATCCCGCAGGAGCTCTCCCCGCGCCTCCGCTGGGCGCCCGTCTTCGAGCTCCTCGCTGACCCCCACGGccgccccgcgctcctcttcctcCACGGCCACCACCACGCACACCTCTTCCCTGGCCTCCTCGCCTCACTCCAGCCCCACGCCAACGTCATCTTCCTCGAGGCGCACACCGCCCGGGATCcgctcgcctcctcctcctcctccagcctACAGCGCTTCGCCCGCCTCTCCTTTGGCGACCGCCGCCGCCTGCTCGACTCCCTCGTCTCCGCCTGCCGGGTCACGCTGCCGCCCGACCTCGTCGACGCCCCGCTCTTCGCGTGCTCCGACGACGACCTCCCGCTGCTCGCCAAGCGCCGGGAGGCCATGCTGCGCCTGCACAGGGAGGCCGCCGGGGGCATGGTGCGCACGCCGGAGGTCCAGGGACTCCTTCTGGAAGCCAAGAAGAAGGCGACGACGCCGTCGCCGACCGACGGTGGGCGCAGGATTCCCCTGCGGAGGAGCTTCTCAGCCGTAGCGGGGTATTTCAGGAACGGCCTGCGGCAGATGGTCACACGGTCAGTGTCAGCAAATTCCAGGGCTGACTATGTGGACGCCAAACATCTGGCATTGTCTGACTTCCTACACGACGGTGAGAGTGTCGGGCTGAGCCTCCGCGGCGCAAGAATGCGGCTGTCGACTTACCGTTCGTGGCCGAGCATGCATGACAACCGGTTCGCGCTCTACAAGCTCACGGTGCAGGCGCCCGTGCCGGGAAGGGAGTACGCCGGCCTGTGGGGAGGCACATTCGGGTGGCCGCCAGGGCGGCCAAACGATGAATGCAAGCCCAAGAAGGCTCTCTTCTTCCTGCTCCTCTCATACGAGGAGGACAGTGAGGGGAAGCTTCAGCTGATCGCGACCAAGGTGTTGGAGGGAACGCACTATGTTGTCCATCCCAATGGGTCTTCGATGTTTATCGCGAGGATGGGCGAGCCATCAACAGAGCCTTTTCCATGGCAGACTGATGGGGAGTCCCGAAATGTTGATGTCGAGAGAGGCTTCGCGGGAGAGGGCATTGCAAATGGGTATGGCTTCAGATACCCTGGCTCAAAGCCTGGTTCATTGTTTGTCCTCCAGGATGGGCTGCTTGCATTTGTTTGGAAAGAGACCGGGGCCGTGCTTACCTTGCAAAGACTGGATTTGGAGGAGTTGCTGAAGAAAGGGGAGCGTGTGCCTGCATTGCAGCCGGTGCCAAACTTTGCTTACCTGACAAAGTCTTACTCCAATGTTTTCACCGGTTTCCCTGGCAGCTCGGCTTCTCCCAG AGTATATATCGTCATCTGA